In Bufo gargarizans isolate SCDJY-AF-19 unplaced genomic scaffold, ASM1485885v1 original_scaffold_2205_pilon, whole genome shotgun sequence, the DNA window agaggccgggctaagcttacacatCTTATAGGATAGTAAAAATGGAGCAGGTCTAGGTAAGTTTTGCaaatctggagggccgcaggttgggcatccctgatctacaggattagtaaatctggggctGGTCTAGAgtccgggctaagcttacaccatctataggattattaCATTTGCGCCCTTTTGTGTTGACTCACATTGGTTATTTGTGGTCATTGATTTGGACGATGTCTCCTTGACCACACTGCCTCACAGAAGTGCTGCAGTAGTGCAGCCTCTAAGGCAGCGGTTTTCCGATTTATATTCTACAGTATAAGATCTCTAAGAAGTTGGATACTCACATCTCACAACACCCTACTCCCACAGGGTGCAGGCAGGTGCAGAGCTGGCAGTCTGGCCCCAGCCATGATTCCCCCAGCTTGAAACTCTTCCCAGAATAGCGACACAGAGCTGTAACACAAAGGCATGAAGAATGTGCGAGGAGAACATGCATGATGGGAGGTAACCGAGGGCTGCTCTGCTTCTCCACCACACGCTCAGGATAATCCCTATGGTAGTGGGAAGGGTCCTAAAAGAGGGACCGACCTTTCCAATGTCCCTGATTTTGGCTTGCAGAAATTGGCCGTGTGGAAGGAATCTTGGgtcaagttcatctgcagccgcTTTGTTGTGCAAATTTTCTCAAATCTTTTTGATCCCTCTGAATGGGATTGTTTCTGCAGCAGTTGCAAAGATGACTGCATATACTATTTATTCACAGTCACCTCAAATCTGTCGCATCTGAATGCACCTCTTAATGGGGGAGAATTATCAAAAATTGTGTAAAGGAAGACAAATTTAGTTGTCCctaggaaccaatcagattccacctttcattttccaaaggagctctgaaaaatgaaaggtggaatctggttgctatgtgcaactaacccaggtttcctttacaccagtttagataGCTGGACATGTTCCTTGTGCTGTTCCTGGAACCCCTCTCTTCCCTCCATtatctggacatgtccattgtgCTGTTCCTGGCACCCCTCTCTTCCCTGCATGGTCTGGACATGTCCCTGGTTCTGTTCCTGGCTCCCCCGTCTTCCCTGCATGGTTTGGACATGTCCCTAGCGCTGTTCCTGGCCCCCCTCTCTTCCCTGCATGGTCTGGACATGTCCCTGGTTCTGTTCCTGGCTCCCCTCTCTTCCCTGCATGGTCTGGACATGTCCCTGGTGCTGTTCCTGGCACCCTCTCTTCCCTGCATGGTCTGGACATGTCCCTGGTTCCCCTCTCTTCCCTGCATGGTCTGGACATGTCCCTGGTTCTGTTCCTGGCCCCCCTCTCTTCCCTGCATGGTCTGGACATGTCCCTGGTTCCCCTCTCTTCCCTGCATGGTCTGGACATGTCCCTGGTTCTGTTCCTGGCCCCCCTCTCTTCCCTGCATGGTCTGGACATGTCCCTGGTGCTGTTCCTGGCACCCTCTCTTCCCTGCATGGCCTGGACATGTCCCTGGTTCTGTTCCTGGCACCCCTCTCTTCCCTGCATGGTCTGGACATGTCCCCTGGTTCTGTTCCTGGCCCCCCTCTCTTCCCTGCATGGTCTGGACATGTCCCTGGTGCTGTTCCTGGCTCCCCTCTCTTCCCTGCATGGTCTGGACATGTCCCTGGTGCTGTCCTGGCCCCCCTCTCTTCCCTGCATGGTCTGGACATGTCCCTGGTTCTGTTCCTGGCTCCCCTCTCTTCCTTGCATGGTTTGGACATGTCCCTGGTGCTGTTCCTGGCTCCTGGTGCTGTTCCTGGCTCCCCTCTCTTTCCTCCATGGTCTGGACATGTCCCTGGTTCTGTTCCTGGCCCCCCTCTCTTCCCTGCATGGTCTGGACATGTCCCTGGTGCTGTTCCTGGCACCCTCTCTTCCCTGCATGGTCTGGACATGTCCCTGGTTCCCCTCTCTTCCCTGCATGGTCTGGACATGTCCCTGGTTCTGTTCCTGCCCCCCTCTCTTCCCTGCATGGTCTGGACATGTCCCTGGTTCCCCTCTCTTCCCTGCATGGTCTGGACATGTCCCTGGTTCTGTTCCTGCCCCCCCTCTCTTCCCTGCATGGTCTGGACATGTCCCTGGTGCTGTTCCTGGCACCCCCTCCTCCCTGCATGGCCTGGACATGTCCCTGGTTCTGTTCCTGGCACCCCTCTCTTCCCTGCATGGTCTGGACATGTCCCTGGTTCTGTTCCTGGCCCCCCTCTCTTCCCTGCATGGTCTGGACATGTCCCTGGTGCTGTTCCTGGCTCCCCTCTCTTCCCTGCATGGTCTGGACATGTCCCTGGTGCTGTTCCTGGCCCCCCTCTCTTCCCTGCATGGTCTGGACATGTCCCTGGTTCTGTTCCTGGCACCCCTCTCTTCCTTGCATGGTTTGGACATGTCCCTGGTGCTGTTCCTGGCTCCTGGTGCTGTTCCTGCTCCCCTCTCTTTCCTCCATGGTCTGGACATGTCCCTGGTTCTGTTCCTGGCCCCCCTCTCTTCCCTGCATGGTCTGGACATGTCCCTGGTTCTGTTCCTGGCTCCCCTCTCTTCCTTGCATGGTTTGGACTTGTCCCTGGTTCTGTTCCTGGCTCCCCTCTCTTCCTTGCATGGTCTGGACATGTCCCTGGTTCTGTTCCTGGCCCCCCTCTCTTCCCTGCATGGTCTGGCAAAGGCCCTGGTGCTGTTCCTGGCACCCTCTCTTCCCTGCATGGTCTGGACATGTCCCTGGTACTGTTCCTGGCTCCCCTCTCTTCCTTGCATGGTTTGGACATGTCCCTGGTTCTGTTCCTGGCACCCCTCTCTTCTCTGTGTGGTCTGGATATGTCCTTGGTGCTGTTCCTGGCTCCCCTCTCTTCCCTGCGTGGTCTGGACATGTCCCTGGTGCTGTTCCTGGCACCCTCTCTTCCCTGCATGGTCTGGACATGTCCCTGGTTCCCCTCTCTTCCCTGCATGGTCTGGACATGTCCCTGGTTCTGTTCCTGGCCCCCCTCTCTTCCCTGCATGGTCTGGACATGTCCCTGGTGCTGTTCCTGGCACCCTCTCTTCCCTGCATGGCCTGGACATGTCCCTGGTTCTGTTCCTGGCACCCTTCTCTTCCCTGCATGGTCTGGACATGTCCCTGGTGCTGTTCCTGGCTCCCCTCTCTTCCCTGCATGGTCTGGACATGTCCCTGGTGCTGTTCCTGGCCCCCCTCTCTTCCCTGCATGGTCTGGACATGTCCCTGGTTCTGTTCCTGGCTCCCCTCTCTTCCTTGCATGGTTTGGACATGTCCCTGGTGCTGTTCCTGGCTCCTGGTGCTGTTCCTGGCTCCCCTCTCTTTCCTCCATGGTCTGGACATGTCCCTGGTTCTGTTCCTGGCCCCCCTCTCTTCCCTGCATGGTCTGGACATGTCCCTGGTTCTGTTCCTGGCTCCCCTCTCTTCCTTGCATGGTTTGGACTTGTCCCTGGTTCTGTTCCTGGCTCCCCTCTCTTCCTTGCATGGTCTGGACATGTCCCTGGTTCTGTTCCTGGCACGCCTCTCTTCCCTGCATGGTCTGGACATGTCCCTGGTTCTGTTCCTGGCCCCCCTCTCTTCCCTGCATGGTCTGGACATGTCCCTGGTTCTGTTCCTGGCTCCCCTCTCTTCCTTGCATGGTTTGGACATGTCCCTGGTGCTGTTCCTGGCTCCTGGTGCTGTTCCTGGCTCCCCTCTCTTTCCTCCATGGTCTGGACATGTCCCTGGTTCTGTTCCTGGCCCCCCTCTCTTCCCTGCATGGTCTGGACATGTCCCTGGTTCTGTTCCTGGCTCCCCTCTCTTCCTTGCATGGTTTGGACATGTCCCTGGTTCTGTTCCTGGCTCCCCTCTCTTCCTTGCATGGTCTGGACATGTCCCTGGTTCTGTTCCTGGCCCCCCTCTCTTCCCTGCATGGTCTGGACATGTCCCTGGTTCTGTTCCTGGCTCCCCTCTCTTCCTTGCATGGTTTGGACATGTCCCTGGTGCTGTCCCTGGCTCCTGGTTCTGTTCCTGGCTCCCCTCTCTTCCTTGCATGGTCTGGACATGTCCCTGGTGCTGTTCCTGGCACCCTCTCTTCCCTGCATGGTCTGGACATGTCCCTGGTTCCCCTCTCTTCCCTGCATGGTCTGGACATGTCCCTGGTTCTGTTCCTGGCTCCCCTCTCTTCCTTGCATGGTTTGGACATGTCCCTGGTGCTTTCCCTGGCTCCTGGTTCTGTTCCTGGCTCCCCTCTGTTCCCTGCATGGTCTGGACATGTCCCTGGTGCTGTTCCTGGCACCCTCTCTTCCCTGCATGGTCTGGACATGTCCCTGGTTCCCCTCTCTTCCTTGCATGGTTTGGACATGTCCCTGGTGCTGTTCCTGGCTCCTGGTGCTGTTCCTGGCTCCCCTCTCTTTCCTCCATGGTCTGGACATGTCCCTGGTTCTGTTCCTGGCTCCCCTCTCTTCCCTGCATGGTCTGGACATGTCCCTGGTTCTGTTCCTGGCTCCCCTCTCTTCCTTGCATGGTTTGGACATGTCCCTGGTTCTGTTCCTGGCTCCCCTCTCTTCCTTGCATGGTCTGGACATGTCCCTGGTTCTGTTCCTGGCCCCCCTCTCTTCCCTGCATGGTCTGGACATGTCCCTGGTTCTGTTCCTGGCTCCCCTCTCTTCCTTGCATGGTTTGGACATGTCCCTGGTGCTTTCCCTGGCTCCTGGTTCTGTTCCTGGCTCCCCTCTGTTCCCTGCATGGTCTGGACATGTCCCTGGTGCTGTTCCTGGCACCCTCTCTTCCCTGCATGGTCTGGACATGTCCCTGGTTCCCCTCTCTTCCCTGCATGGTCTGGACATGTCCCTGGTGCTGTTCCTGGCTCCTGGTGCTGTTCCTGGCTCCCCTCTCTTTCCTCCATGGTCTGGACTAGTAATGAGCGACGTGTTGAAATATTCGATTCGCCAAACTTTGaccagaaatttgatttgttataaaTGAATATGTCCTAAATGGCTATAAGTCAGGTATTCCTGTAGGGCGTGTACGGAGCAGGCCGCCGCCCCCTCCATACGTGGCAGGTGccggctgtattatacagcagtgTGAGGATGGTGATCAGGGAAACCTCTGGGGCCTAAACCTGGTCTCTGTAAAAGGAAAAAATGTAACATTTAAATCGCCCCGtttaccaattttacatatacaaatatataaacaaaataaaacttAGGTATCGCCTCattcaaaaatgtctgaactattaaaacatttttaacaAATTAATGTGCATTGATTGGCGTTatgggaaaaaatgaaaaactcaagatttgcaaattttttgcctAAAAATTTAAACTTTTAACTGGAGTATACGGCATGAAGcggctgcagctcagggtgtaaCGAGTATAAGACATGGTGTGGCTGCATCTCTGGTTGTAACTGGAGTATAAGACTTAGTGTGGCTGCAGTTCTGGGTgtaactggagtataagacatgatgtgGCTGCAGCTCTAAATGTAACTGGAGCATAAGGCATGATGTGGCTGCAGCTCTAAATGTAACTGGAGTATAAGGCAGCTCTGTACGTGACTGGAGCATAAGGCATGATGCGGCTGCAGATCTGTACGTGACTGGTGCATAAGGCATGATGCGGCTGCAGATCTGtacgtgactggagtataaggcatGATGCGGCTGCAGCTCTgtgtgtgactggagtataaggcaCGGTGCGGCTGCAGCTCTGTACGCGACTGAAGCATAAGGCATGATGcggctgcagctcagggtgtaaCGAGTATAAGACATGGTGTGGCTGCAGTTCTGGGTGTAACTGGAGTATAAGGCATGATGTGGCTGCAGCTCTAAATATAACGAGCATAAGGCATGATGCGGCTGCAGCTCTGtacgtgactggagtataaggcatGGTGCGGCTGCAGCTCTGTACGTAACTAGCGTAAAAGGcatgctgtgaatgcagctctgtacGTAACTGGAGCATAAGGCATGTTGCGGCTGCAACTCTGTACGTGACTGGAGCATAAGGCATGATGCGGCTGCAGATCTGtacgtgactggagtataaggcatGATGCGGCTGCAGCTCTgtgtgtgactggagtataaggtgCGGCTGCAGCTCTGTACGCGACTGAAGCATAAGGCATGATGcggctgcagctcagggtgtaaCGAGTATAAGACATGGTGTGGCTGCAGTTCTGGGTgtaactggagtataagacatgatgtgGCTGCAGCTCTAAATGTAACTGGAGTATAAGGCATGATGTGGCTGCAGCTCTAAATGTAACTGGAGCATAAGGCATGATGCGGCTGCAGCTCTGTACGTAACTAGCGTAAAAGGCTtgctgtgactgcagctctgtacGTAACTGGAGTATAAGGCATGGTGCGGCTGCAGCTCTGTACGTGACTGGAGCATAAGGCATGGTGCGGCTGCAGCTCTGTACGTGACTGGGAGTATAAGGCATGATGCGGCTGCAGCTCTGTGCGTGACTGGAGCATAAGGCGGCTGCAGCTCTGCGTGACTGGAGCATAAGGCATGATGCGGCTGCAGCTCTGtacgtgactggagtataaggcatGGTACGGCTGCAGCTCTGTACGTGACTGGAGCATAAGGCATGATGCGGCTGCAGCTCTGtacgtgactggagtataaggcatGGTACGGCTGCAGCTCTGtacgtgactggagtataaggcatGATGCGGCTGCAGCTCTGtacgtgactggagtataaggcatGGTGCGGCTGCAGCTCTGTACGTGACTGGAGCATAAGGCGGCTGCAGCTCTGtacgtgactggagtataaggcatGGTGCGGCTGCAGCTCTGTGCGTGACTGGAGCATAAGGCATGATGCGGCTGCAGCTCTgtgtgtgactggagtataaggtaTGATGCGGCTGCAGCTCTGTACGTGACTGGGGTATAAGGCATGATGCGGCTGCAGCTCTGtacgtgactggagtataaggcatGATGCGGCTGCAGCTCTGTACGTGACTGAAGTATAAGGCATGATGCGGCTGCAGCTCTGTACGTGACTGGAGCATAAGGCGGCTGCAGCTCTGtatgtgactggagcataaggCGGCTGCAGCTCTGtacgtgactggagtataaggcatGGTGCGGCTGCAGCTCTGTACGTGACTGGGGTATAAGGCATGGTGCGGCTGCAGCTCTGTACGTGACTGGAGCATAAGGCATGATGCGGCTGCAGCTCTGTGCGTGACTGGAGCATAAGGTATGATGCGGCTGCAGCTCTGTACGTGACTGGGGTATAAGGCATGGTGCGGCTGCAGCTCTGtacgtgactggagtataaggcatGGTGCGGCTGCAGCTCTGTACGTGACTGGAGCATAAGGCATGATGCGGCTGCAGCTCTGTGCGTGACTGGAGCATAAGGCATGGTGCGGCTGCAGCTCTGTGTGTGACTGGAGCATAAGGCATGATGCGGCTGCAGCTCTGTGCGTGACTGGAGCATAAGGCATGATGCGGCTGCAGCTCTGTGCGTGACTGGAGCATAAGGCATGATGCGGCTGCAGCTCTGTGTGTGACTGGAGCATAAGGCATGGTGCGGCTGCAGCTCTGTGCGTGACTGGAGCATAAGGCGGCGGCAGCTCTGTACGTGACTGGGGTATAAGGCATGGTGCGGCTGCAGCTCTGTGCGTGACTGGAGCATAAGGTATGATGCGGCTGCAGCTCTGTACGTGACTGGGGTATAATGCATGGTGCGGCTGCAGCTCTGtacgtgactggagtataaggcatGGTGCGGCTGCAGCTCTGTACGTGACTGGAGCATAAGGCATGATGCGGCTGCAGCTCTGTGCGTGACTGGAGCATAAGGCATGGTGCGGCTGCAGCTCTGTGTGTGACTGGAGCATAAGGCATGATGCGGCTGCAGCTCTGTGCGTGACTGGAGCATAAGGCATGATGCGGCTGCAGCTCTGTGCGTGACTGGAGCATAAGGCATGGTGCGGCTGCAGCTCTGTGTGTGACTGGAGCATAAGGCATGGTGCGGCTGCAGCTCTGTGCGTGACTGGAGCATAAGGCGGCGGCAGCTCTGTACGTGACTGGGGTATAAGGCATGGTGCGGCTGCAGCTCTGTGTGTGACTGGAGCATAAGGCGGCTGCAGCTCTGTGCGTGACTGGAGCATAAGGCGGCTGCAGCTCTGTACGTGACTGGGGTATAAGGCATGGTGCGGCTGCAGCTCTGTACGTGACTGAAGCATAAGGCATGGTGCGGCTGCAGCTCTGTGTGTGACTGGAGCATAAGGCATGGTGCGGCTGCAGCTCTGtacgtgactggagtataaggcatGGTGCGGCTGCAGCTCTGTGTGTGACTGGAGCATAAGGCGGCTGCAGCTCTACGTGACTGGAGCATAAGGCGGCTGCAGCTCTGTACGTGACTGGGGTATAAGGCATGGTGCGGCTGCAGATCTGtaagtgactggagtataaggcatGGTGCGGCTGCAGCTCTGTACGTGACTGGAGCATAAGGCATGGTGCGGCTGCAGCTCTgtgtgtgactggagtataaggcatGATGCGGCTGCAGATCTGtacgtgactggagtataaggcatGGTGCGGCTGCAGCTCTgtgtgtgactggagtataaggcatGATGCGGCTGCAGCTCTGTACGTGACTGGAGCATAAGGCATGGTGCGGCTGCAGCTCTGTGTGTGACTGGAGCATAAGGCATGTTGCGGCTGCAGCTGTGTGTGTGACTGGAGCATAAGGCGGCTGCAGCTCTGtacgtgactggagtataaggcatGATGCGGCTGCAGCTCTgtgtgtgactggagtataaggcatGATGCGGCTGCAGCTCTgtgtgtgactggagtataaggcatGATGCGGCTGCAGCTCTGtacgtgactggagtataaggcatGATTCGGCTGCAGCTCTGTACGTgacgtgactggagtataaggcatGATGCGGCTGCAGCTCTGTACGTgacgtgactggagtataaggcatGATACGGCTGCAGCTCTgtgtgtgactggagtataaggcatGGTGCGGCTGCAGCTGTgtgtgtgactggagtataaggcatGGTGCGGCTGCAGCTCTGTACGTGACTGGAGCATAAGGCATGATGCGGCTGCAGCTCTGTGTGTGACTGGAGCATAAGGCATGGTGCGGCTGCAGCTCTGTGCGTGACTGGAGCATAAGGCATGGTGCGGCTGCAGCTCTGtacgtgactggagtataaggcatGGTGCGGCTGCAGCTCTGTGCGTGACTGGAGCATAAGGCATGGTGCGGCTGCAGCTCTGTACGTGACTGGAGCATAAGGCATGATGCGGCTGCAGCTCTGtacgtgactggagtataaggcatGATGCGGCTGCAGCTCtgtatgtgactggagtataaggcatGATGCGGCTGCAGCTCTGtacgtgactggagtataaggcatGGTGcggcagcagctctgtgtgtgactGGAGCATAAGGCATGATGCGGCTGCAGCTCTgtgtgtgactggagtataaagcATGGTGCGGCTGCAGCTCTgtgtgtgactggagtataaggcatGATGCGGCTGCAGCTCTgtgtgtgactggagtataaagcATGGTGCGGCTGCAGCTCTGtgcgtgactggagtataaggcatGGTGcggcagcagctctgtgtgtgactggagtataaggcatGGTGCGGCTGCAGCTCTgtgtgtgactggagtataaggcatGATGCGGCTGCAGCTCTGTGTGTGACTGGAGCATAAGGCATGGTGCGGCTGCAGCTCTGTGATTGACTGGAGCATAAGGCATGGTGCGGCTGCAGCTCTgtgtgtgactggagtataaggcatGATGCGGCTGCAGCTCTgtgtgtgactggagtataaggcatGATGCGGCTGCAGCTCTGTACGTGACTGGGGTATAAGGCATGATGCGGCTGCAGCTCTGTACGTGACTGGAGCATAAGGCATGGTGCGGCTGCAGCTCTGTGTGTGACTGGAGCATAAGGCATGATGCGGCTGCAGCTCTgtgtgtgactggagtataaggcatGATGCGGCTGCAGCTCTgtgtgtgactggagtataaggtaTGATGCGGCTGCAGCTCTGTACGTGACTGGGGTATAAGGCATGATGCGGCTGCAGCTCTGTACGTGACTGGAGCATAAGGCATGATGCGGCTGCAGCTCTGTACGTGGCGTGACTGGAGCATAAGGCATGATGCGGCTGCAGCTCTgtgtgtgactggagtataaggcatGGTGCGGCTGCAGCTCTGTACGTGACTGGCGTATAAGGCATGATGCGGCTGCAGCTCTGtgcgtgactggagtataaggcatGATGCGGCTGCAGCTCTGTACGTGGCGTGACTGGAGCATAAGGCATGATGCGGCTGCAGCTCTgtgtgtgactggagtataaggcatGGTGCGGCTGCAGATCTGTACGTTACTGGAGTATAAGGCATGGTGCGGCTGCAGCTCTgtgtgtgactggagtataaggcatGATGCGGCTGCAGCTCTGtacgtgactggagtataagacatgatgcggccgcagctctgtgtgtgactggagtataaggcatGATGCACCTCTAGGTCCGTCCCCTGTATGTCTGGTGTACACTCTGGGCTGCAGGTACTCACCTTTGGCTTGGAAGTAGCAGCGAGTCTGTgcggatggcagcagcagcaggagcagaGCCAGGACGGGCAGAGCGGAGGGCACCATGGCTGCGCTGAGGCCGACGCTCTCTTGCTCTATCTCTACTGTTTTGGGATTTTTTCTCTCACTCCTCATATATTTATATCAGTTTGTTGCGGGTCGAGGCCAGAACCTGGAAATCCCATAAAACTCATTTCCTgattttaaaagcagaaaaacaaACTCCTGATGAAGGCGCTTTTTGTTTTTAACAAGGTGTGAAAATGTGATTCAGTGCCCCTCTGCGGGGGTCCATCCTATGGCTGGCATCTGTCCTGAGGAACCCTGACCGGACCTCTCATCAGTGCAGCCGGGAACACGAGCCGCCGGCCCGCATCTCTGTGCCGCAGAGCTTGCACTCCTCTCCAGAGCTCTGCAGCCACGTGTGTATGTAGTACAAGCTCAGGACCCACTGACCActacatccagagctgcaatcacagtTCAGCTGGCTGCCTCATGTCACAGAATAAGGCCATACTTATAGATACAAGAGAGGTCATAACTGGCTCCTGGACACAATGCAAAATGAGAGGGCCCTGTGTGCCACGCCATATCTCTATAAAGGAGGCACAGGACGTCCTGTAATATCACTATATGAGGGGGCACAGGAGGTCCTATAATATCACTATATAGGGGGCACAGGACGTCCTATAATATcactatatggggggggggcacaggacgTCCTGTAATATCACTATATGGGGGGCACAGGACATCCTGTAATATCACTATATGGGGGGCACAGGACGTCCTGTAATATCACTATATGGGGGGGGCACAGGACGTCCTGTAATATCACTATATGGGGGGGGCACAGGACGTCCTATAATATCACTATATAGGGGGTCACAGGACGTCCTGTAATATCactatatgggggggggcacaggactTCCTGTTATATCACTTTGTGGGGGGCACAGGACGTCCTGTAATATCACTATATAGGGGGCACAGGACGTCCTGTAATATCACTATATGGGGGGGCACAGGACGTCCTATAATATcactatatgggggggggggcacaggactTCCTGTTATATCACTTTGTGGGGG includes these proteins:
- the LOC122924074 gene encoding prostate-associated microseminoprotein, with amino-acid sequence MRSERKNPKTVEIEQESVGLSAAMVPSALPVLALLLLLLPSAQTRCYFQAKALCRYSGKSFKLGESWLGPDCQLCTCLHPVGVGCCEM